The Streptomyces sp. NL15-2K genome contains a region encoding:
- a CDS encoding SOS response-associated peptidase, which yields MCGRYAASRGPEDLAGIFEIEKWEPEETLAPDYNVAPTKEVYAVLDRPLKDVEDPKPVRQLRKLKWGLVPSWSKTPEGAARMINARAETVHEKPSYRRAFATRRCIIPADGYYEWVTSKQERDLEVEGRKKRPRKQPYFVLPADGSVFAMAGLYEFWRDKTLPDDHPQAWWVTCSVITTEAEQSPLAVSPAEGPHTLAEIHPRMPLMLTPDRWDSWLDPSRTDHDDLRSLLAAPPEGLMRAYPVTTAVSNVRNNGAELLKELEGPVEGTLF from the coding sequence ATGTGCGGACGGTATGCAGCCAGTCGTGGGCCCGAGGATCTCGCAGGAATCTTTGAGATCGAGAAGTGGGAACCCGAGGAGACCCTGGCACCCGACTACAACGTGGCCCCGACCAAAGAGGTCTACGCAGTCCTCGACCGTCCTCTTAAGGACGTGGAAGACCCCAAACCGGTTCGACAGTTGCGGAAGCTGAAGTGGGGGCTGGTGCCGAGCTGGTCGAAGACCCCCGAGGGCGCGGCCCGGATGATCAACGCGCGGGCGGAGACCGTCCACGAGAAGCCGTCGTACCGCCGCGCCTTCGCCACCCGGCGCTGCATCATCCCCGCCGACGGCTACTACGAGTGGGTCACTTCCAAGCAGGAGCGGGATCTGGAGGTCGAGGGGAGGAAGAAGCGGCCGCGCAAGCAGCCGTACTTCGTTCTCCCCGCCGACGGGTCGGTGTTCGCGATGGCCGGGCTGTACGAGTTCTGGCGGGACAAGACGCTGCCCGACGACCACCCGCAGGCCTGGTGGGTGACGTGTTCCGTCATCACCACGGAGGCGGAGCAGAGCCCGCTCGCGGTGTCGCCCGCCGAGGGACCGCACACCCTGGCCGAGATCCACCCCCGGATGCCCCTGATGCTGACGCCGGACCGCTGGGACTCCTGGCTCGACCCGTCCCGCACGGACCACGACGACCTGCGCTCGCTGCTCGCGGCGCCGCCCGAGGGGCTGATGCGGGCGTACCCGGTGACGACCGCGGTGAGCAACGTCCGCAACAACGGCGCGGAGCTGCTCAAGGAGCTGGAGGGGCCCGTGGAGGGCACACTCTTCTGA